Proteins from one Candidatus Hydrogenedentota bacterium genomic window:
- a CDS encoding cytochrome b N-terminal domain-containing protein: protein MSSERMNAAGAFIRERFPVHHISFDEMVGKKEVPQHRMSWAYYFGGLALFFFLIQLGTGVMLLFYYQPTVSDAHASVEFITKHVSGGALIRNLHAWASSCMIFCLFVHLLTTFAMKAFVKPREITWITGVVLLMITFGFGFTGYLLPWHQIAVNATKVGLQSIEEAGQYMPGALSEIPRNMKELIQGEPAVGQATLSRFYALHVVILPLMVFATLGAHVLLVQLHGMSQGVDRPTGKTERFFPFFVLKDFTLWGLVFLAVITVALCLPFESMFSFPLFQPFDPLGSTPDGIKPEWYFFFLYYPLELLPFWVVMLAMTLGIAGLFAAPWIFRRSSRRTLGMIAIAASAYLIVTTLFGDAIYTFFKGGH, encoded by the coding sequence ATGAGTTCCGAGCGTATGAACGCGGCCGGTGCGTTTATCCGGGAGCGATTTCCCGTGCACCATATTAGCTTCGACGAGATGGTGGGAAAAAAGGAAGTACCGCAGCACCGGATGAGTTGGGCGTATTACTTCGGCGGGTTGGCGCTGTTCTTCTTTTTGATTCAGCTCGGCACCGGCGTGATGCTGCTGTTCTACTACCAGCCGACCGTGAGCGATGCGCACGCATCCGTCGAGTTCATCACGAAGCACGTGAGCGGCGGCGCGCTTATTCGAAACCTTCATGCGTGGGCGTCATCGTGCATGATTTTCTGCCTGTTCGTGCACCTGTTGACGACGTTCGCGATGAAGGCATTCGTCAAGCCCCGCGAGATCACGTGGATCACGGGCGTCGTGCTGCTCATGATCACGTTTGGATTTGGCTTCACGGGGTATCTGTTGCCGTGGCACCAAATCGCGGTGAACGCGACGAAGGTTGGACTTCAGTCAATCGAAGAAGCCGGGCAGTACATGCCGGGTGCGCTGAGTGAAATCCCGCGCAACATGAAGGAACTTATTCAGGGCGAGCCGGCCGTTGGCCAGGCGACGCTCAGCCGGTTCTACGCCCTGCACGTTGTTATCCTTCCGCTGATGGTGTTCGCCACGCTCGGCGCGCACGTCCTTCTCGTGCAACTACACGGCATGAGCCAGGGGGTCGATCGGCCCACGGGTAAGACGGAGCGCTTCTTCCCGTTCTTCGTGCTGAAGGACTTCACGTTGTGGGGCCTCGTGTTCCTCGCGGTAATCACGGTCGCGCTGTGTTTGCCGTTCGAGTCGATGTTTTCGTTCCCGTTGTTCCAGCCCTTCGATCCGCTGGGGTCGACCCCCGACGGAATCAAGCCGGAATGGTATTTCTTTTTTCTCTACTATCCGCTCGAGTTGTTGCCGTTCTGGGTGGTGATGCTCGCCATGACGCTTGGCATTGCGGGGCTGTTCGCCGCGCCGTGGATTTTCCGGCGGTCGAGCCGCCGGACGCTGGGCATGATCGCGATCGCGGCGTCGGCTTACCTCATCGTCACTACGTTGTTCGGCGACGCGATCTACACCTTCTTCAAAGGGGGCCACTGA